The Syngnathus typhle isolate RoL2023-S1 ecotype Sweden linkage group LG11, RoL_Styp_1.0, whole genome shotgun sequence genome contains a region encoding:
- the ddx27 gene encoding probable ATP-dependent RNA helicase DDX27 isoform X5: MKQLKKKKSLTTLDQKIDKVRKKRKAEEKASARQEGSAEKKKIAEGEGDAKSEDSEDAEDEFNSADEEVLIQADTLREKQRRGRKRKSDEEGEAQSFHEDASQFDDTLTFDDMNLSRPILKAITALGFKRPTPIQKACVPVGLMGRDLCACAATGTGKTAAFMLPVLERLVYKPGATSQVTRVLVLVPTRELGIQVHSVARQLAQFTSVTTCLAVGGLDLKSQEAALRAGPDVLIATPGRLIDHLHNTPSFELTHIEILILDEADRMLDEYFEEQMKEIIRLCSYNRQTMLFSATMTEEVKDLAAVSLKQPVRIFVNSNTDVAPYLRQEFVRIRADREGDREAVVAALLTRTFQDRVMVFTQTRKQAHRLHILLGLMGLKAGELHGELSQNQRLENLRRFKDDQIDVLVATDVAARGLDIDGVKTVINFTMPSTVKHYVHRVGRTARAGRSGRSVSLVGESERKTLKEVVKSARSTVKARVLPSDVILKFRDLISKLEKDVEAVVRLEKEDREMAASEAKLSVAQKRLDGSASDDTRRVWFQTQQERKQSRINKALQDFDLALRGKKKRNKFVKDSKKKNMTAEERAQFEILKAQMFAERAAKRERRPKRARAMAEDEDRDMAPLQANLKAAKGGKSAFDQELINVSNKALKHYRAGPSFTDRKCLGLDRKRSGGSRFKRK; the protein is encoded by the exons ATGAAACAGCTTAAGAAGAAG AAAAGTCTCACCACTCTGGACCAGAAGATTGACAAGGTGCGGAAGAAGAGGAAGGCAGAG GAGAAGGCGTCTGCACGTCAAGAAGGTTCtgcggagaagaaaaaaatagccGAAGGCGAGGGGGATGCAAAGTCAGAGGATAGCGAGGATGCCGAAGACGAGTTCAACTCTGCCGACGAAGAGGTTCTCATCCAAGCAG ACACGCTGCGGGAGAAGCAACGTCGCGGGAGGAAGAGGAAGTCCGATGAGGAGGGGGAG GCGCAGTCGTTCCACGAAGACGCCTCGCAGTTCGATGACACGCTCACCTTTGATGACATGAACCTGTCCAGACCTATCTTGAAG GCAATTACGGCCTTGGGATTCAAGCGCCCCACCCCCATCCAGAAGGCGTGCGTCCCCGTAGGGCTAATGGGCCGGGACCTCTGCGCCTGCGCCGCTACGGGCACAG GAAAGACTGCCGCTTTCATGTTACCGGTTTTGGAGCGCTTGGTTTACAAGCCCGGTGCGACGTCCCAGGTGACCCGGGTGCTGGTTCTGGTCCCGACCCGAGAGCTGGGCATCCAGGTTCACTCGGTGGCACGGCAGCTTGCCCAGTTCACCTCCGTCACAACATGCCTGGCTGTCG GCGGTCTGGACTTGAAGTCTCAGGAGGCGGCGTTGAGAGCGGGTCCGGACGTCCTCATCGCCACCCCGGGCCGACTCATCGACCATCTGCACAACACGCCCAGCTTTGAGCTGACGCACATTGAGATCCTCATTCTGGACGAAGCCGACAG GATGCTGGACGAGTACTTTGAGGAGCAGATGAAGGAGATCATCAGGCTGTGCTCATACAACAGACAAACCATGTTGTTCTCCGCCACCATGACCGAGGAG GTAAAGGACCTTGCGGCTGTCTCGCTCAAGCAGCCCGTCAGAATCTTCGTGAACAGCAACACAGACGTGGCTCCATACTTGCGGCAGGAGTTTGTGCGGATCCGAGCCGACCGCGAAGGCGACCGCGAGGCTGTGGTGGCGG CTCTGCTCACCAGAACCTTCCAGGACCGTGTGATGGTCTTCACGCAGACCAGGAAGCAAGCGCACAGGCTGCACATCCTGCTGGGTCTCATGGGCCTTAAGGCCGGCGAGCTGCATGGTGAGCTCAGCCAGAACCAGAGACTGGAGAACCTCAG GCGCTTTAAAGACGACCAGATCGACGTCCTGGTGGCAACGGACGTGGCGGCCAGAGGTCTGGACATTGACGGCGTCAAAACG GTCATCAACTTCACCATGCCGTCCACCGTCAAGCATTACGTCCACCGCGTGGGCCGCACGGCCAGGGCGGGACGCTCGGGACGATCCGTGTCGCTGGTTGGTGAGTCTGAAAGGAAAACGCTGAAAGAAGTGGTCAAGTCGGCCAGAAGCACTGTCAAGGCCCGCGTGCTTCCTTCAG ACGTCATCCTCAAATTCCGAGACCTCATTTCCAAACTGGAGAAGGACGTAGAGGCCGTGGTGAGGCTGGAGAAGGAAGACCGAGAGATGGCCGCCTCAGAGGCCAAG TTGAGTGTGGCCCAGAAACGTCTGGACGGCTCTGCCTCCGATGACACTCGTCGAGTTTGGTTCCAGACACAGCAGGAAAGGAAACAGAGCCGCA TAAATAAGGCGCTGCAGGATTTCGACTTGGCCCTGCGAGGGAAGAAAAAGCGCAACAAGTTTGTCAAGGacagcaagaagaaaaacatGACG GCGGAGGAGCGCGCTCAATTTGAGATCCTGAAGGCTCAAATGTTTGCCGAGCGAGCCGCCAAGCGTGAACGCCGGCCCAAGAGAGCCCGAGCCATGGCCGAGGATGAGGACCGTGACATGGCGCCCCTTCAAG CCAATCTGAAGGCGGCAAAAGGAGGCAAGTCTGCCTTTGACCAAGAGTTGATCAACGTCAGCAACAAAGCCCTCAAACACTACCGAGCTGG GCCATCCTTCACAGACAGGAAATGTCTCGGTTTGGACCGGAAGCGCTCGGGAGGCTCCAG GTTCAAGAGGAAGTGA